A portion of the Babylonia areolata isolate BAREFJ2019XMU chromosome 16, ASM4173473v1, whole genome shotgun sequence genome contains these proteins:
- the LOC143290961 gene encoding 16 kDa calcium-binding protein-like isoform X2 — protein MGAKIAKQTQAKPYAKMNKTTKSLYYRAEFQCMGDVLKDGHLNQREFTRLMSLLGLPQLDRAAEILWNKQKKRDGSRMNVDEYVHMMSDPSLDSQTSMWRKLFAQFDTDGSGWASRQDVIQGLQKMGIEVNDSMRAKIEAMDGDKDGRVYYGDFLKMQLLNK, from the exons TAAACAGACGCAGGCCAAGCCCTACGCCAAGATGAACAAGACGACCAAGTCGCTGTACTACCGGGCGGAGTTCCAGTGCATGGGCGACGTTCTGAAGGACGGCCACCTCAACCAGCGGGAGTTCACACGGCTGATGTCTCTCCTGGGCCTGCCCCAGCTGGACAGGGCTGCAGAG attctctggaacaaacagaagaagagggATGGCAGCAGGATGAACGTGGATGAGTACGTGCACATGATGTCCGACCCTTCTCTGGACAGCCA GACCAGTATGTGGCGCAAGCTGTTCGCCCAGTTCGACACGGACGGCAGTGGCTGGGCCTCCAGGCAGGACGTGATCCAAGGATTGCAGAAGATGGGCATCGAGGTCAACGACAGCATGAGGGCCAAGATCGAAGCCATGGACGGCGATAAAGACGGCCGCGTGTACTACGGAGACTTCCTCAAGATGCAGCTGCTGAACAAGTGA
- the LOC143290961 gene encoding 16 kDa calcium-binding protein-like isoform X1 produces MGGCAQSKQTQAKPYAKMNKTTKSLYYRAEFQCMGDVLKDGHLNQREFTRLMSLLGLPQLDRAAEILWNKQKKRDGSRMNVDEYVHMMSDPSLDSQTSMWRKLFAQFDTDGSGWASRQDVIQGLQKMGIEVNDSMRAKIEAMDGDKDGRVYYGDFLKMQLLNK; encoded by the exons TAAACAGACGCAGGCCAAGCCCTACGCCAAGATGAACAAGACGACCAAGTCGCTGTACTACCGGGCGGAGTTCCAGTGCATGGGCGACGTTCTGAAGGACGGCCACCTCAACCAGCGGGAGTTCACACGGCTGATGTCTCTCCTGGGCCTGCCCCAGCTGGACAGGGCTGCAGAG attctctggaacaaacagaagaagagggATGGCAGCAGGATGAACGTGGATGAGTACGTGCACATGATGTCCGACCCTTCTCTGGACAGCCA GACCAGTATGTGGCGCAAGCTGTTCGCCCAGTTCGACACGGACGGCAGTGGCTGGGCCTCCAGGCAGGACGTGATCCAAGGATTGCAGAAGATGGGCATCGAGGTCAACGACAGCATGAGGGCCAAGATCGAAGCCATGGACGGCGATAAAGACGGCCGCGTGTACTACGGAGACTTCCTCAAGATGCAGCTGCTGAACAAGTGA
- the LOC143290961 gene encoding 16 kDa calcium-binding protein-like isoform X3 has protein sequence MNKTTKSLYYRAEFQCMGDVLKDGHLNQREFTRLMSLLGLPQLDRAAEILWNKQKKRDGSRMNVDEYVHMMSDPSLDSQTSMWRKLFAQFDTDGSGWASRQDVIQGLQKMGIEVNDSMRAKIEAMDGDKDGRVYYGDFLKMQLLNK, from the exons ATGAACAAGACGACCAAGTCGCTGTACTACCGGGCGGAGTTCCAGTGCATGGGCGACGTTCTGAAGGACGGCCACCTCAACCAGCGGGAGTTCACACGGCTGATGTCTCTCCTGGGCCTGCCCCAGCTGGACAGGGCTGCAGAG attctctggaacaaacagaagaagagggATGGCAGCAGGATGAACGTGGATGAGTACGTGCACATGATGTCCGACCCTTCTCTGGACAGCCA GACCAGTATGTGGCGCAAGCTGTTCGCCCAGTTCGACACGGACGGCAGTGGCTGGGCCTCCAGGCAGGACGTGATCCAAGGATTGCAGAAGATGGGCATCGAGGTCAACGACAGCATGAGGGCCAAGATCGAAGCCATGGACGGCGATAAAGACGGCCGCGTGTACTACGGAGACTTCCTCAAGATGCAGCTGCTGAACAAGTGA